From a single Pseudomonas cremoricolorata genomic region:
- a CDS encoding TetR/AcrR family transcriptional regulator translates to MVRRTRAEMEQTRATLLATARQCFSELGYAATSMDDLTARAGLTRGALYHHFGDKKGLLVAVVEQLDGEMDARLQAISEGSADAWEGFRQRCHGYLRMALEPEIQRIVLRDARATLGGASPDSQRHCIDSMQRLIDNLMQQRVVAHADAQALASLIYGSLAEAAFWIAEGEEGAARLQRCSAALDLLLRGLLHPSA, encoded by the coding sequence ATGGTTCGCCGCACCCGCGCCGAAATGGAACAGACCCGCGCCACGTTGCTGGCCACCGCACGCCAGTGCTTCAGTGAGCTGGGCTATGCGGCCACCTCGATGGATGATCTTACGGCTCGGGCGGGCTTGACCCGTGGGGCGCTGTATCACCATTTCGGCGACAAGAAGGGCTTGCTGGTCGCGGTGGTCGAGCAGCTCGATGGCGAAATGGATGCGCGCCTGCAGGCGATTTCAGAGGGCAGCGCAGACGCCTGGGAAGGTTTTCGCCAGCGCTGTCACGGGTATTTGCGCATGGCCCTGGAGCCGGAAATCCAGCGAATCGTGCTGCGTGATGCACGGGCGACGCTGGGCGGCGCCTCGCCCGATTCGCAACGCCACTGCATCGATTCGATGCAGCGGCTGATCGACAACCTCATGCAGCAACGAGTGGTCGCCCATGCCGACGCTCAGGCCCTGGCATCGCTGATCTACGGTAGCCTGGCCGAAGCGGCGTTCTGGATTGCCGAGGGCGAGGAGGGTGCCGCGCGGCTGCAGCGTTGCAGTGCTGCGCTGGACTTGCTGTTGCGCGGTTTGCTGCACCCCTCGGCGTGA
- a CDS encoding MFS transporter, with protein sequence MLTPYKELFSAPGTLGFTLAGLLARLALPMTGIGIITMLAQLQGSYTLAGRVCAVFVLSYAVASPQISRLVDRRGQRRILPVATAVSVLGFAILLAGAWRQTVDWPLYLGAVLAGCMPSVSAMVRARWTALYRGQPRLQTAYSLEAVLDEVTFIIGPPLSVGLSIAVLPQAGPVAAAVLLVIGIAALAAQTCSAPAPEAQVETSENATSLLRQPSVQLLAALMMAMGVIVGSVDIVSVAFAEHVGQPAAASLVLSAYAVGSCVAGLLFGTLELRTPLPRLLVLGALATAVATLPLTQVESIGAMALAVLLAGLFFAPTLIVAMSLVERLVPEHRLTEGLTWLLAGLNVGVALGAAAAGQVVDGNGAQAGSAVAVCAGAAVVITALAGYLHLRPRRLAAPDIA encoded by the coding sequence ATGCTCACCCCCTACAAAGAGCTCTTTTCCGCGCCCGGCACGCTGGGCTTCACGCTGGCGGGCCTGCTGGCACGGCTTGCCCTGCCAATGACGGGCATCGGCATCATCACCATGCTCGCACAGCTACAGGGGAGCTACACGCTGGCTGGGCGTGTCTGCGCGGTGTTCGTGTTGAGTTACGCGGTGGCGTCGCCGCAGATTTCCAGGCTGGTCGACCGTCGTGGACAGCGTCGCATACTCCCGGTGGCCACCGCCGTCAGCGTGCTCGGCTTCGCTATTCTGCTGGCCGGTGCGTGGCGGCAGACTGTCGACTGGCCGCTGTATCTTGGCGCCGTGCTGGCTGGCTGCATGCCGAGCGTGTCGGCCATGGTGCGTGCTCGCTGGACCGCGCTGTATCGCGGCCAGCCTCGCCTGCAGACTGCCTATTCCCTGGAAGCCGTGCTGGACGAGGTCACCTTCATCATCGGGCCGCCGCTGTCGGTCGGGTTGTCCATCGCGGTGCTGCCCCAAGCCGGCCCAGTGGCCGCCGCCGTGTTGCTGGTGATCGGAATCGCGGCACTGGCGGCACAGACGTGCAGCGCGCCAGCACCCGAGGCGCAGGTCGAAACCTCCGAAAACGCCACGTCGCTGTTGCGCCAGCCGAGCGTGCAACTGCTCGCAGCGCTGATGATGGCCATGGGCGTGATCGTTGGCAGCGTGGACATCGTCAGCGTGGCTTTCGCCGAGCATGTCGGCCAACCGGCTGCGGCCAGCCTGGTGCTGTCGGCCTACGCCGTAGGCTCATGCGTGGCAGGCCTGTTGTTCGGCACTCTCGAACTGCGAACGCCGTTGCCCCGGCTGCTCGTGCTTGGGGCCCTGGCGACCGCCGTTGCCACTTTGCCGCTGACGCAGGTAGAGAGCATTGGCGCAATGGCGCTGGCGGTGCTGCTGGCAGGGTTGTTCTTCGCACCGACGCTGATCGTGGCCATGTCACTGGTCGAACGGCTGGTGCCCGAGCACAGGCTCACCGAAGGCCTGACCTGGTTGCTCGCGGGACTGAACGTTGGTGTCGCGCTGGGCGCAGCCGCCGCGGGCCAGGTGGTCGATGGCAACGGCGCACAGGCAGGATCGGCCGTTGCAGTGTGCGCTGGCGCAGCAGTGGTCATCACCGCGCTGGCGGGGTATCTACACCTTCGCCCACGGCGCCTGGCAGCGCCGGACATCGCCTGA